Part of the Antechinus flavipes isolate AdamAnt ecotype Samford, QLD, Australia chromosome 2, AdamAnt_v2, whole genome shotgun sequence genome is shown below.
tctctccctaaagaccaaggacttttgtttatcctgactctggctgattctgaggcctccagggagctaactcGGACTTCACAATACAcaatgtacaaaataattttgagaagtcattaaaaatgggaaaatcagaaaaggccTCATGCAATCACTAGATAAGAAAAGCATCACaaagtatatttgaattttagtGAAACATTTCATAAAACCCATCAAGATATCAAACAATTTGAAACAAATGACAAATAGTTGTTTAATTAGGTAGATTTAAAGCTGGTTGAATAAAAGGAGCAACTGAATATTGATATAAGTCCAGAGGAAGGTTTCTAATGGGATGCTGCAGGACTTCCCCCTTGGCCTtatctaaataattatttttatttaggcTTTGGATGAAGACAGGTGCTATTGTCAAATTTGCTAATTATACAAAACTGGAAATGGGAACTAGAGAATGCTGCATTTTTCTGAGCCTGAGTTTCTCCCACTAAAGAAAAGATTATGTGTTTTCCCAAATTCCTAAAGTAATCTGAAGTTCATGGGTAAAACAGTTTACTTGATTAAATGTCTGTGAACATTAATTTCAAAATGAGTGCATAGTTCTAAAATGGTAGCATTAACAAACCAAACTAAAACATTTTTGGTATGACTATTTCCTACACTGACTACATGTCAAATCTTTTTTCATTCCATGTTTGTTGCCacatttttgttgtaattttcccttaaaaaaagaacaaaacattctttctcctccttgaatcttttcagtttttcccttACAAGACACCTGTTTTACTCATAGTAATAGctcaaagcatttttgttttagttgacagattaatttttgataatttaatattattaattcaattatttCAGGATTTCAGAGTAGGAAGGGAAAGACATCAGAGGTCCTCTAGTTCAAAGCATTCTAAATACTAGCAGCTGTCCAACCATTGGTGCTATGAATCTTTGATTTCTTGAGCTGGCTTCTACTTTTGGAGATTTCTAATTGTAAGGAATTTCCTTTCCTTAATATGAAGTCTAAATCTGCCTCTTGAAAGCTTgtacccatttttcttctagggtTAAGCAGAACAAGTCTGATCCTTCCTTTCACATGGTAGTGCTCCAAAAACTTGAAAACCCCAATCACCCTCTTCCAAGGGCAAAGTGGATGTCTAAGAGAAGTAAAAACTTGGGGTACAAAGATAATGACTGAGGATCCTAAGCAAAAATGGCCTAGGTTAATGGAGGAACTCAGCTCTGAATGCCAATGAGAACAAAGGCTTGGTTATTTTGCAATACGaacatatattaaatgtattataGCCAGTTTCTTTGGCTAATGTCTTTCTGGAGTAGACTGGCTCCATAACTCAGACGCAGGGAATGATTAGTAGTGATAAACATATAGTAATTATTATATCCCTCACCTTTCCTTTCAATCTGTGGGGTCTGATCAAGCCTAGTGAGTCCCCAAATCCCAGTCATGAAAACATTTCCCTGAATTTCCATCATGTTACTCTTCATATTCCATTAGACACTGAGTcttcttctttcataatttctctcCTATCTACCCTTCCCTATCATTCCTACTAACATTGACCTAGTTGTCACCCTTGTTACTTCATAGTTAGATAATTATAGTTACCTTCTAGGTAGTCCTATAGCTAATTTCTCTTATCTCCAAAATACTCTGTATACTACTGTTACCAAATTTGGGGCACATTGTATACAAATATTCCTATGGAACTACTTTGgtcaggtttttgttttgttttgttttttgcttaaaaCTTTCTCATTACCTACCAAATAAATTCCAAACTCTAGCCTGGTATTTGAAGTCCTTCACATTTAGGTTTAAAATTGGATTTGTAGGGGCAAAAGGAACATCTCAGAATTCTGAGTTTTAGGTTTCAGACTTTCAGAGAACTAAATTCTAGCttcaaaaaatctttaattttcattcttgCCCATTTCCCTCCTTACTACAGACGGGATTCTTCACAGCTGCTGGCAATTTAACATTGAGTGACGGTATTGCTATTATTagatagtatttaattttttatttcagctcAGTGTAAGATAGACTTGACAATCCATAATTGTAGCCATTTCCCTATAGGTCAGGATTAGGAGATGCTGCAGGAAGCAGGGtgtaattatcatcatcatcatcatcatcatcattgttgctAGATGGATGCATCGTGTTTACCAGTAGCCAGGGTAGAAAAGCTTTATTGGTGCACTAGGTTGCTGGTGTTCTTTTTGCATACCTTGGACTGTCCAGAGACGAGCCTCTGAGCTTGACAAGGTTTTTTCAACTCCACCATCAAACTGCCTGTTTCCTGCAGGGTTAGAAATCACTCCAAGCCAAGAGGGATGcttcacagatggggaaatatAGCTATTTTATTAGTAGGCATGTAGCACTGCTAGCCTGGCCCTTTCACACAGTGGATCTAATTTGCCATCACCTCCTAGGGGGGAAAAAGTTCAGTTGGTTAGTTTTTCCCATAGTtcactattattttattaaaccATTCACCTTCTCTttaaaaggatttctgaaaatgATTAGAAGAATGAATGTAATACTAATCTTCAGCAAGTGAGattgaaaaagttttaaattcaGCTCATGACAGTTAAGAAATGAGTAAATTCATCCACATGTAATTTTGGGACAGAATTTCTTTAGAAGTAATCTCTGATGCTAGAATAagcttttaaatcaaatttataatggAACATGCTTCAGAATATTGCCTTTAATTATCCTAACAAACCTTGTCAGGCTTCTCAAATGGACCTCTACCTCTGATGGCCTGAGACAGTTTACCAAATGTTTATGGAATTCCGATGATGTGTAAGGCATTGAACAATATGCTGAGATGAATGCCATGAATAATCAGGGGCATCATGAGAGGCAAACTAGcctcaagattgttgtgaggatcaaaagagataatatttataaagtgcctagcacagtgtcaCGCTGTACAAATACTGAATTGATGATAATGGCTTTAACTGGTGCCTATCTGAGAGGATAGGAATGGGAATACAACAATCATCTTCAGAAGTTTTCAGACAGAAactgtaattttttaaagcattaaaaaactctttaaatttatatttttcaaaattatcctggcatggattctgtcaatacaaagttattattaaataaaataaaatttaaattaaaaaaataaaattaaaaaaaagaaagtaaaaaacttcaataaaatttataagcTATTTGgtacataaaaaaaattatatttttctggtAGAACTCAGAACAACACACAGcgtagtatagtagaaagagcctCAGTTTAAAAGTCAGGCACCAGAACATTCTAGTCCCAGCTCTATCCCTATTAACTTATTGAGGGACCTTGAGCAAATGCCTTCTCAGAGTGTAAAGTGGAGAAGATGGAACTCAAAGATACCATCCAACTCTTACTGTCCTGTTCTGAATATATGTAATGCATTATGATTAGGAAGTGCTGGCAGTGTGACAAAACACTTGGATTTAGCATTGCTTTTAAAATGTGCTGAGCGACCCTTCATTTATACTCAAATAGGAAACCATTGCTCTTTCCCACATTAATAAATACAGAAGTAATCTTCTTCAAAAGGGAAAATGGCTCTCAGGGTCTTAGACTGGGTACTTACCAAAATCCAACTCGCTAATTTTGCACTGGAAAACAACTTCACCATTCACTATGAGCTCTAGGGCATCCCAGTCTTGAATCCTCTGTAGAATGACATGGTGTCCAGAATTGTGTAATACGgctgaaaaacaggaaaatagaCCAAGTGAAATGCAATTGTTTCAAGTTATTATGATCGACAAACTTGTGAATAGAAAAGAGCTGTGTTTGAAAGACTCAGGAAACCATGGCTTTTAGTTTTTCCTTGCCACTATCCATATGACCTTAAGGGAATCAACATCCTtgtgattttcaaaaaaatttttttgattttcatttctaaagTAAAACATATCAATGATTTTGATAGTTCCTTTTAATCGTGACATTCTATGAAAATGAGCTAACTTATTTGTGTtgaaaacacaccaaaaaagtacaaataaaaccaagccccaaacaaaatgacaaaaatgatttCAAGTTAACATTCAATTCATTTTAGCATATTCAAGGCTACTGAATTCACTATACTAGACTCATATCTAGTATGAAAATGAACATTCCTTAACTGATGGCACTGCCTCAGATGATTATCTGGTTGTGTGCTATGGATAACTCTTGACTCTCCAAATTGATAGAAGGCTTTACCAATCCACCCTCTCTCTATAACTCCCAACACACTTATAGAACATCTAGCTCCTGGCACtaaaatcaataaagatttagcTTGAATCCTGGTAGAGTCCTAAGAAgtactgaacaaaaacaaaaactgaaaagccTATGAACCCAGCTTTAGGGTGAGATTAGCTTTCTCTCCAAGTTAATACCAAGCAGCTTTACAATAACTGttgaaaaatgagtttttatgAATACGTTGATAGCTAAGAGCCTAATGGAGCTTTCTTGTGCCTAGGCTTATACATCAGCCTTTTCACTCTCACCTTCAGACTTGGTAGTAGATTTGctctttttaatcaatttttattttactcaccTGGGAAAAACTgctaatatataaaaagtatgtTCTTTGCACTTTTCAAtactatatattttcttctaattatccCTCCTTTCCTGATATTTTCACTCTGAAACAGGAATGTGTATGCCACCAGAACCATTATCAGTaactttcatttgtattttaattctttggcTACATTAGCCAAAGAATAGTGAATCACTCAGGATTACATAACAGTCAATGGTCAAGTTAACTAGAATCTCATTCCTTTGATATTTCTCCAGTAGAGAACATTAAAGCAAAATGCTATTTTGAAGGAGGCTGCAAAATGCTGGCTGTTTgtgagagaggggaagagaatagAAAATGATTCATGAATtacttttaaagtgttttaaatgtgtttgtaTTTCAAATCTCAGTTTTGGAAATTTAGAATTTCCCTTTAGTTTAAGGAAAAAGGACCTGGCAGCTTCTGGAGAGGATATATactatttgaatttctttacaaGATAGGGATCCCCATTGAGGGTAGCGACAGCTAGAAAGTAATAAGAAATGAGGTGACAGATACATAGGTAGAAATAAAGGAATGAGGGCTGACttgctctcttcttccttttctaatcGCTGGCAAATTGATGTcactttctttaatttatttttaagtcctTTTTGGCTGAGATAAGAGTTCTGAAGCAATAACAttttctcaaagtttttttttttttttaaataggggatgAATTATTCAAGAAAAACTCAGAatgttaaagctagaaggaactttagagatgaTCTAATCTAAACctattattttatagacaaagataTAGGTTCAGGGAAGAAAagtgacgtgtgtgtgtgtgtgtgtgtgtgtgtgtgtgtgtgtactgatgTGACCGATGTAGAACCAAATGTTGTTATTTAGGTGCCAGATGATGTACTTTAGGAAAAgaaccaaaagttggggtttggtcatgtgaagaatttacaatggccattctttttggcaaaagggaggtttatttagaagaggttacagacaaaataggAGGTACAATAGGCatcaggaatgataaatatgaaatagaatgggagAGTTCCTCAGAGGAACTCATGTGGCCCCAGTAGAAAGGCAACACCCTATGAGGTTGCGGCATACTcttaaatcctgaaagggacttagcaccctaaaatttagttagctataaggagttaaaaatactttttctgactctgcttccttatttttttctaagcaaAGTTAGCATCTCTGTATAGGAgcatacatatttcattttatctagaTACTTTGACTGTATATCACTTGAGGGCAGGATCCTATAtcttatttaaactttgtatCCATCTCAGTTCTTAGGATACTGTTCCATACCTTTTACCTGCTTAATTGGATAGGTAAAGGGATTGGCCTATTATTTCCTTGGTATAGTGAACTTCCATGTGAGGAAATTCTCTCTGCTAATACAGGTAGAAAGGTTGGCACTTTCTCAGCAACACAGAGTCTTGTAGAGTTGCCCAGAGCATCAAGAGCTTGTGATCTGACCTGTATGTGctggaacccaagtcttcctgaaaTCAAAATCAGCTCTCTATTCAGTGagtcaaagatttattaagtgcccactgtgtgccaggcaatgtTCTAAGCATCAGGGATACAAAACATATTCTTATGGACAAAGCTATACGGTTGCAGTCATAGGATCCTAGGACAGAAGAAACATGTGGATCACTTTTAAATCATGCCAGAATCATGAATAAATTACTTCTACAATATCTTTGACACATAGTCATACATAGTTCCAGTGACAGGGGACTCACTACTTGAAATTAAATAGATTTAAATGTGAATCAGGAGAATTACATTCAGCTAGTCCTGATTCTATCACCAAGAAAATTGCATCATCAcaggtttagagctagaaggaacctacCTGACCATTTATTCTAGTTCTCTCATCTAATGGACTGAGGAatctgagatccagagaaattaaattacttgtgTAAGATCTTACAAGTAGTAAGGagcagagatagaatttgagctccaagtcctctgacttcaaatccaacattTCACACTGTATCACACTACATGACTGTGCTAGGGTGATTCAAGGGGTTCTATTTCCCTAATTCAGagtttttcatctggaaaatggaatgacAGTCCTCAAATGACATTTACTGAGGATTCACTTGGTACATGACATTCTATTGGGTTCTGTGCctcatatattaatattttttgctCAGCTAAATAACGATGATTCACTAAGGCTTAAGAAGGTACTCTAAgtgattaaaatggaaagaagtcaaaaagaggTATctgtttttatctatttttaaaaatcctaatatttcatttgatcttgctTTCAGAAAAGTAGACAAATCTGCCAATTAATTGTATTTAATTACTGTGACAAGTGCTCTGTCTAAATGTTGGCATGTGTCCACTTCATATTTCGATTGGTTCAGCATAACCAATTCCAACTGTGAAATATTTAATTgcagaattttaatttcattttgcagaGAGAAACTTCAGAAAGTGACATAGGAAAGATTCCAATTAGTGAGAGAGCTCTCCTGGAGCACTCAGGGGCTGTGTGATGTTTCATTAGCTATTTTCAGCTGGGTAGCCTCAGGGATAGACAGcaaaagtaaattctgaaaattgtacgtgttttaaaaaagaaacaatggtcTTCATACCCTTGACTCTGAGATTCCATTGCTAGCTAGCACCACTCTAGAGAGgaacatttcaaaaataaaggCTTCCTATACACCacaatattcatagcagcatttttttggctgaggcaattggggttaagtgacttgcccagggtcacacaactaggaaatgttaagtgtctgagatgagatttgaattcaggtcctcctgactgcagggctggtgctctaaccactgcaccatctagctgcctcctatAGCAACATTTTAAAACCTtatttgcctgtttccttatctataaaatgagatggagaaggaaatggcaaaccagttcagtatctttgtcaagaaaaccccaaagggatcatgaagagtcaaacatgactgaaaaatgactagataacaaaagaaaagtgCCCATGGAAACAAAACAGATGTCCACGGAATGGGAATGATTAAACACACCTGTGGTAAATAACATTGAAACATTCCTGTGttgtaaaaaatgacaaatgtgataATACTGACATCCATGAAAAGACATATGAATggatgcaaaatatatttatgtatttatagaaatacacacacatataaattggGGATAgtcccagaaagaaagaattagagttaaaggagactgggaaaggcttttggaagaaagtgaaattttagcTAGGACTTAAAACCAAGGAAGTCAGAAGActaagatgagaaagaagagaattcaaAGCATGGGAAAGaaccagagaaaatgaaatgttagGAGATAGAATGACTTGTATGAGGAaaagcaaggaggccagtgtcactgaatttcagacaaaagaaaagggaataagtggtttaaaagactagaaaggtaggcaGGATGCAGGGTTATGAGGACTTAAAAGGCCAAACAGAAGATAGTGTATTTAATCTTGGATGTGTGGGGAGACACTGGAATTTGGAGATCAGTTTGTCAGCTGAGGGGAGGATCATTTGGGGGGGACTGGAAGCAAGAACAACAACCAACAGGCTGTTGTAATGGTCCAGATATGATGTAATAAGGTTCTGCACCAGAATGGTGACAGTGTCAGATAAGAGAAGGAACATATATGAGAAATGTTTTAAAGGTAGAATTGATAAGACCACACATTGGCTGGGGAGGGTGGTATGTGAAAgagtaagaaggaaaggaagaaatctagATTTTGAGCTTGGATTACAAGAAAGATGGTGGTACCCTTCAAGGATCTTAGCCAGGCAATCTGGTGATGGGGTGAAAATTCCTCCATGGAGaaatgctaagagaaatgaataGCAACCGGTCCAAAGACAATAGTCAACTGGACTAGTCACTGGACCAGCCTTTGTTCCTGGAAGTGAAGAGCCAGGAGAAGCCTGACAGACTCTGAATGGAATAGGGTAAAATCTATAAATAAGAAGTGTTGGAGAACATTGTAAAAGAGGACAGACTGTATTCCAGGTACACACAACCCTGAGCACAAAGTTTTTTGATGGATCcagcatagatttagaaatagtaATGCTCTTCCTTCTTCACACAGCAAATCACAAAAGGGATACATATGAGTCCAGGCTCCCCTACCATTTCCTCAAGTGGGGGGTATGGATCCCAAGTTTCCAGTGAAGTATATATGTCACATCCCAGTAATACCTGCCTGAACTGATACCTGCTCAATAAAGGCATAATGACAAGCAGAGTTCTCAAGATGATTGGGTTCAACTTGCCAGCTTTCTCCAGCCCTCAGACTCTTCTGAATCTCAAGAAATAGTCATGTAAGAACTGGCTAATTCAGGATGCACTTGGATGTCCACTCTGAATTTGTTGATGACATCTACTCTTCCAGTGATGGGATGACAGTCTTAGACCTTTGAGATAGCATAGACTCGTTCCTTTCCAATAGCTCCCTGTCGTCCTGAAATACTTATACATTGGGTTTGTGGATTGCTACCTGTAACTCTAGCATGATTTCTTGAAGGTTTTGGATATGTTAGAATAGTCTTTGCTGTCTTTGCTATTCCTTTGTTCTTCAACTTTTCTAGACACTAATATTCTTCTATTTGGAAGTGTTGCACTTATCAATATTCTCCTATAAGCATCCAGAAGAGGTCTCTCCATCCTTTCTATTGAGAGAGAAGTTTCTTGGCTTCCTCAAAATCTTTCCCCAGGTTGCTCAGAATCTCCTGGAGCTTCTTTTTGTAACCCTTAGTAGCCTCTTCTTTAGGGAGAGTTTGTTTGTCCCAAGCTCTGGTATTTGTAACAGAACACACAGAAAAATGTCTGATCCTTCtcataaaagaatttgaaaattgtgAATGGGACATCCTCTCCATCCTTCAGGACTTGGCAAACAGAGCAAGATGACCTGTTTAccaacatcaattagcttttctaGGCATTGGGAGTTCTCTGACCTGGGAAATCTGCCTGCAATCAAGACAATAAAAAGGCATAGCATCTACTTTTCAGTTCCTGGTCAGATGCTTTGCAAAAGCTATGATCACAGTCCATACTGACTGGTTGAGAAAAGGTCTTATAGTTGTTACAAGTAATTTCATTCTGCAGGTTCTAGATCATTTCCATATCGGcagtcatttttctctttttggagtTTCTTTCCTGCAACAACTGAAAGCAAGAGATATTTCCacttaaggaaatatttttctttttttcttttaaaaaaattataactttttattgacagaacccatgtcaggataattttttacatcattatcccttgcactcacttctgttccgatttttcccctccctccctccaacccctcccccagatggcaagcagtttaaggaaatatttttgatCAGAATGATCCTCTTCTTTTATAGAATGTAACTTCACTCTTTTAGTGCTTCCCACATAAGCTGTGAATTCATCTTTTCTTGAATCCCCAAGTTAAACAAGTTAGCACTTGCTAGTTGCAGCAACCCTAGACCCCTAGGATTCACACTTCTGGTTGAGTCCCAGTGAAGGTCAGGACTTTTCAGCAGGTGCCCCCAGCCTTGTTGGAAATAGGATGCCCTTCTTTTCAGGTTTCTTGAAGAATGACAGCACAATGAATAAAAACTGGATTTAAGAGTCGGGACACAATGATTTCTGTCTCTGAAGCTTCCTAGCTTTGTAATCCTCCTTATTTCTCACCTGGCTGGTGTGGATTTTCCACTATGCCTCTGTTTAGGTTTTTGGGACACCAATCTCTCTTGGCTCTCCTATCATCCAAATCCTCCTTTTCATTCTCTACTAAATCCTCATCCAAATCATGCCTTCTAATGGAAGTTTGTCCTACAGGTTTCTGTCCTgggctctcttttttttctccctctatactacttTATGAGCTGATCTTATCAGCTCCTATAGATTTAAGACTGCCTCTATGCTAATGAtcctcaaatttctttcttttttgtttattaaaaaaacccTTATAAAAAACCTCCCAGATATCATtctgggagagaaaagaaagaaggatataGGGATTTGGGCAATGAAAaaccaaaagagataaaatgtttaaaaaaattttaggaaaGAACTCGAAGCTTTTTTCTTTGGCTCATTTGTGATATGTTCctaaatgtgtatttattttcattgaaCTTTTTGGTTCAATACTCCTCAAATGTCTTCCTCTGATGGCTATTATGAGGTGGAGGTAGCCCTGGGTTTGTGAGAGCTATTCAGCAGAACTACCAAGATGGAAATATTTCTAGTCCAGGCCTGTGATAGACTATGTG
Proteins encoded:
- the C2H10orf53 gene encoding UPF0728 protein C10orf53 homolog, which translates into the protein MPQNALVYVRYGPYRALNLTVEHRTFRLQGLLSVLHNSGHHVILQRIQDWDALELIVNGEVVFQCKISELDFGGDGKLDPLCERARLAVLHAY